Proteins from one Ipomoea triloba cultivar NCNSP0323 chromosome 1, ASM357664v1 genomic window:
- the LOC116017790 gene encoding cyclin-D4-2-like isoform X2 codes for MAPSFDCAISTLFCAEDNDSLFYDESDEVGYACVEVFEDHWDHRSDRNSEHQRASLTDLPVQSEECLALMIRRESELLPACDYSKRLRNGELDIAARDEVLDWITKVHAHFNFGPLCAYLAVNYLDRFLSAYELPKGKSWMMQLLAVACLSLAAKMEETEVPLCLDLQVGDARFVFEARTIQRMELLVLSTLKWRMQAVTPFSFIDYFLTKINGGDQIASSSSIMKCIELILSTLQGTHFLEFRPSEIAAAVAIFIAVETEVLDSEKAISLMLHYVQKDRVIRCVELMQELSLPSGFLMAPRTSLPSTPHSPIGVLDAACLSYKTDDSGASSSNNSPVVKRRKLSHPYLMDH; via the exons ATGGCGCCTAGCTTCGACTGTGCGATTTCGACCCTTTTCTGCGCAGAGGATAACGATAGCTTGTTCTATGACGAGAGCGACGAGGTGGGATACGCGTGCGTGGAGGTGTTTGAGGATCATTGGGATCATAGGAGTGATCGAAACAGTGAACACCAAAGGGCGAGTTTGACTGACCTGCCGGTCCAGAGCGAGGAGTGTTTGGCTCTGATGATTCGGAGGGAGAGCGAACTCTTGCCTGCATGCGATTATTCGAAGAGATTGAGGAATGGGGAGCTGGATATCGCGGCTAGAGACGAGGTTCTTGATTGGATTACAAAG GTTCATGCACATTTCAATTTTGGACCACTCTGTGCATATTTGGCTGTGAATTACCTTGATAGGTTCCTCTCTGCATATGAATTACCT AAGGGAAAGAGCTGGATGATGCAGTTGTTGGCTGTAGCTTGTTTGTCCTTGGCAGCCAAAATGGAGGAGACTGAAGTCCCACTCTGTTTGGATTTGCAG GTGGGGGATGCGAGATTTGTATTTGAAGCTAGAACCATTCAAAGAATGGAGCTTCTTGTGTTGAGCACGCTGAAATGGAGAATGCAAGCAGTCACGCCATTCTCATTCATTGACTATTTCCTTACGAAGATAAATGGCGGTGATCAAATCGCTTCGAGTTCTTCAATCATGAAATGCATAGAGCTCATTCTAAGCACGCTTCAAG GGACTCATTTCTTAGAATTCAGGCCTTCTGAGATTGCAGCAGCTGTGGCAATCTTTATTGCAGTTGAAACCGAGGTGCTAGACAGTGAAAAAGCAATATCCCTTATGCTGCATTATGTACAAAAG GATAGAGTGATCAGATGCGTAGAGTTAATGCAAGAACTCTCTTTGCCAAGCGGTTTTCTTATGGCTCCAAGAACTTCACTCCCATCTACACCCCATAGCCCAATCGGGGTTCTTGATGCTGCCTGCTTGAGCTATAAAACCGATGATTCAGGGGCTAGTTCTTCCAACAACAGTCCTGTCGTGAAGAGGAGAAAGCTGAGCCACCCGTACCTAATGGATCACTAG
- the LOC116017790 gene encoding cyclin-D4-2-like isoform X1: MAPSFDCAISTLFCAEDNDSLFYDESDEVGYACVEVFEDHWDHRSDRNSEHQRASLTDLPVQSEECLALMIRRESELLPACDYSKRLRNGELDIAARDEVLDWITKVHAHFNFGPLCAYLAVNYLDRFLSAYELPKGKSWMMQLLAVACLSLAAKMEETEVPLCLDLQVGDARFVFEARTIQRMELLVLSTLKWRMQAVTPFSFIDYFLTKINGGDQIASSSSIMKCIELILSTLQGTHFLEFRPSEIAAAVAIFIAVETEVLDSEKAISLMLHYVQKLCLCNFQDRVIRCVELMQELSLPSGFLMAPRTSLPSTPHSPIGVLDAACLSYKTDDSGASSSNNSPVVKRRKLSHPYLMDH, encoded by the exons ATGGCGCCTAGCTTCGACTGTGCGATTTCGACCCTTTTCTGCGCAGAGGATAACGATAGCTTGTTCTATGACGAGAGCGACGAGGTGGGATACGCGTGCGTGGAGGTGTTTGAGGATCATTGGGATCATAGGAGTGATCGAAACAGTGAACACCAAAGGGCGAGTTTGACTGACCTGCCGGTCCAGAGCGAGGAGTGTTTGGCTCTGATGATTCGGAGGGAGAGCGAACTCTTGCCTGCATGCGATTATTCGAAGAGATTGAGGAATGGGGAGCTGGATATCGCGGCTAGAGACGAGGTTCTTGATTGGATTACAAAG GTTCATGCACATTTCAATTTTGGACCACTCTGTGCATATTTGGCTGTGAATTACCTTGATAGGTTCCTCTCTGCATATGAATTACCT AAGGGAAAGAGCTGGATGATGCAGTTGTTGGCTGTAGCTTGTTTGTCCTTGGCAGCCAAAATGGAGGAGACTGAAGTCCCACTCTGTTTGGATTTGCAG GTGGGGGATGCGAGATTTGTATTTGAAGCTAGAACCATTCAAAGAATGGAGCTTCTTGTGTTGAGCACGCTGAAATGGAGAATGCAAGCAGTCACGCCATTCTCATTCATTGACTATTTCCTTACGAAGATAAATGGCGGTGATCAAATCGCTTCGAGTTCTTCAATCATGAAATGCATAGAGCTCATTCTAAGCACGCTTCAAG GGACTCATTTCTTAGAATTCAGGCCTTCTGAGATTGCAGCAGCTGTGGCAATCTTTATTGCAGTTGAAACCGAGGTGCTAGACAGTGAAAAAGCAATATCCCTTATGCTGCATTATGTACAAAAG CTATGCTTGTGTAATTTTCAGGATAGAGTGATCAGATGCGTAGAGTTAATGCAAGAACTCTCTTTGCCAAGCGGTTTTCTTATGGCTCCAAGAACTTCACTCCCATCTACACCCCATAGCCCAATCGGGGTTCTTGATGCTGCCTGCTTGAGCTATAAAACCGATGATTCAGGGGCTAGTTCTTCCAACAACAGTCCTGTCGTGAAGAGGAGAAAGCTGAGCCACCCGTACCTAATGGATCACTAG